A section of the Sedimentisphaera cyanobacteriorum genome encodes:
- the adhE gene encoding bifunctional acetaldehyde-CoA/alcohol dehydrogenase: MSEALNKIITKAKKAQETFAGFDQEKVDKIFHKAAVAANDARIPLAKLAAEETGMGVFEDKVIKNHFASEFVYNKFRDTKTCGIIERDEDSGIVKVAEPVGVIGGIIPTTNPTSTAIFKSLLALKTRNAIIFSPHPRAKKCTVESAKTILNAAVSAGAPDGLIAWIEEPTVDLSRELMTHPDIAMILATGGGGMVKAAYSSGKPAIGVGSGNTPVVIDETCDIEMTVSSVLLSKTFDNGLICASEQSIIVCEEVYDKVKKELEIRGAHLLSKKDKKLMADTIVIDGKLNTKIVGQPAAKIAEMGGVKVNEDAKVLVAEAEKIGDSEPFSREKLSPVLGMFKAKDYAEALEKAEAMVQYGGMGHTSVLYTDPANQDRIQQFGRRMKTGRTLVNMPSSQGAIGDLYNFKLEPSLTLGCGSWGGNSVSENVGVKHLLNVKTIAERRENMLWFKVPPQVYFKYNCLETALGEISDHKRAVLVTDKPLVELGITDKVTSVLEKLGIECEIFYDVKPDPDLSTVRRGLDVFNSFKPDTVIALGGGSPIDAAKIMWMMYEYPDIQFKDLAMRFMDIRKRIVKFPEMGKKATMVAIPTTSGTGSEVTPFSVITDDTEGIKYPIADYELTPDMAIVDAALVMSMPKGLTAASGIDAVTHAIEAIAAVTATDYTNGLAMESLRILFKYLPIAYNEGNTNVKAREKVHNAATMAGMAFANAFLGLCHSMAHKLGSAFHIPHGVANAILIPHVIRYNATDKPLKQAAFSQYTHPVAKMRYAKIADYLCLGGKSEDEKIEKLIAKIKELSRAVDIPETISDCGVSEKDFNNRIQKLSESAFDDQCTGTNPRYPLISEIEELYRSAFK, translated from the coding sequence ATGAGTGAAGCGTTGAACAAAATTATCACTAAAGCCAAAAAGGCGCAGGAGACGTTTGCCGGCTTCGATCAGGAAAAGGTTGACAAGATCTTCCACAAAGCAGCAGTTGCGGCGAATGATGCGAGAATTCCGCTTGCCAAGCTGGCCGCTGAAGAAACGGGTATGGGTGTATTTGAAGACAAAGTTATCAAAAACCACTTTGCCAGCGAATTCGTTTACAACAAATTCCGCGACACTAAAACCTGCGGGATAATCGAACGCGATGAAGACAGCGGTATTGTTAAAGTAGCAGAGCCGGTGGGTGTAATCGGAGGGATCATCCCCACCACCAACCCCACATCTACCGCAATATTCAAATCTCTGCTGGCTTTGAAAACGAGAAACGCCATTATCTTTTCCCCGCACCCGCGAGCGAAGAAATGCACTGTGGAATCAGCCAAAACAATTCTCAATGCGGCAGTTTCTGCGGGCGCACCTGACGGGCTTATAGCCTGGATCGAAGAGCCCACAGTGGATCTGAGCCGTGAGCTTATGACCCACCCTGATATCGCAATGATCCTCGCTACTGGCGGGGGCGGTATGGTGAAAGCAGCCTATTCTTCCGGTAAACCTGCTATAGGCGTGGGAAGCGGTAACACTCCAGTTGTTATAGATGAAACCTGCGATATCGAGATGACAGTGAGCTCTGTGCTTTTGAGCAAGACTTTTGATAACGGGCTGATATGTGCATCTGAGCAGTCTATAATCGTATGCGAAGAGGTTTACGATAAGGTAAAAAAAGAGCTTGAGATTAGAGGTGCTCATCTGCTGAGCAAAAAAGACAAAAAGCTTATGGCTGATACTATCGTAATCGACGGGAAGCTCAATACGAAGATTGTAGGCCAGCCGGCTGCCAAAATTGCCGAGATGGGCGGGGTGAAGGTAAACGAGGATGCCAAGGTTCTCGTTGCAGAGGCAGAAAAAATCGGCGACAGCGAACCTTTCAGCCGCGAGAAGCTCTCTCCAGTGCTCGGAATGTTTAAGGCAAAAGACTACGCCGAGGCTCTTGAAAAGGCGGAGGCTATGGTTCAGTACGGTGGAATGGGGCATACCTCTGTGCTCTATACAGACCCTGCAAATCAAGACAGGATACAGCAGTTCGGCAGGCGCATGAAAACCGGCAGAACGCTTGTTAATATGCCTTCTTCTCAGGGTGCGATAGGCGATCTGTACAACTTCAAGCTCGAGCCTTCACTAACCCTCGGCTGCGGCAGCTGGGGCGGAAACAGTGTCAGTGAAAATGTAGGTGTCAAGCATCTGTTGAACGTAAAAACTATTGCTGAGAGGAGAGAAAATATGCTCTGGTTTAAAGTGCCGCCTCAGGTTTACTTCAAATATAACTGCCTTGAAACGGCCCTTGGCGAAATCTCAGACCATAAGCGGGCTGTCCTTGTTACAGATAAGCCGCTTGTTGAGCTGGGGATTACCGATAAGGTTACAAGCGTGCTGGAAAAGCTGGGGATTGAATGCGAAATCTTTTACGATGTAAAGCCGGACCCAGATCTTTCTACTGTACGCAGGGGGCTGGATGTATTCAACAGCTTCAAACCAGATACCGTAATCGCTCTTGGAGGCGGGTCTCCGATAGATGCTGCGAAGATTATGTGGATGATGTATGAGTATCCCGATATCCAGTTCAAAGACCTTGCAATGCGGTTTATGGATATACGCAAGAGGATTGTGAAATTCCCCGAGATGGGCAAGAAGGCAACTATGGTGGCAATTCCCACTACCAGCGGGACAGGCTCTGAGGTAACTCCGTTCTCAGTTATCACCGACGATACTGAGGGGATTAAGTATCCGATTGCCGATTATGAGCTTACGCCGGATATGGCGATTGTAGATGCAGCCCTCGTGATGAGTATGCCAAAAGGCCTAACTGCTGCCTCTGGGATTGATGCGGTTACCCACGCAATCGAAGCGATCGCGGCGGTTACTGCTACAGACTATACTAACGGGCTCGCGATGGAGAGTCTGCGTATTCTGTTCAAGTATCTACCTATTGCGTACAACGAAGGCAATACCAACGTAAAGGCTAGAGAAAAGGTTCACAACGCTGCAACTATGGCGGGTATGGCCTTTGCCAACGCATTCCTCGGCCTTTGCCACTCTATGGCGCACAAGCTCGGGTCTGCGTTCCATATTCCGCACGGCGTTGCAAATGCGATCCTTATACCGCACGTGATCCGGTATAACGCAACCGATAAGCCTCTAAAACAGGCAGCATTCTCACAGTACACCCATCCGGTGGCTAAGATGAGATATGCTAAGATTGCAGATTATCTCTGCCTTGGCGGAAAGAGCGAAGACGAGAAGATCGAAAAGCTTATTGCTAAAATAAAAGAGCTCAGCAGGGCGGTTGACATCCCTGAAACAATCTCTGACTGCGGCGTGAGCGAGAAAGACTTCAACAACCGCATACAGAAGCTCAGTGAATCTGCATTTGATGATCAGTGTACCGGAACGAATCCGAGATACCCGCTCATCAGCGAAATAGAAGAGCTTTATCGCTCTGCTTTCAAATAA
- the galE gene encoding UDP-glucose 4-epimerase GalE — protein sequence MNVLVCGGAGYIGSNMTAMLAENGHKAYVYDNLSKGHIEAVVPEAEFIYGDLADYDKLVRVIRDKKIEAVMHFAAFIEVGESVKDPLGYYNNNFCNTHNLLRAMDFMGVNKFVFSSTAATYGMPDEVPIVETLPKEPINPYGESKWAVERMCHFQSQTGRLNYAALRYFNACGAGRDSQLGEDHKPESHLIPLIIQAALGQREDIKIFGTDYDTKDGTCVRDYIHIEDLCSAHLLALEKLSTESEIIFNLGNGNGYTVREVIGTVKKVSGKDFKVTETDRRPGDPAVLTADSTKAQTQLGWKPKWTNLEDIVETAWKFHSARPSGYSG from the coding sequence ATGAATGTATTGGTATGCGGCGGAGCCGGCTATATAGGCAGTAATATGACAGCAATGCTCGCTGAAAACGGGCATAAGGCTTATGTTTACGATAATCTCAGCAAAGGGCATATTGAAGCGGTTGTACCCGAAGCGGAGTTTATCTATGGAGATCTGGCAGACTACGACAAGCTCGTTCGAGTTATTCGTGATAAAAAGATTGAAGCAGTAATGCACTTTGCAGCGTTTATTGAGGTTGGCGAGAGCGTTAAAGACCCTCTGGGCTACTACAACAACAACTTCTGCAACACTCACAATCTGCTCAGGGCAATGGACTTTATGGGCGTTAATAAATTCGTATTCAGCTCAACAGCGGCAACATACGGGATGCCTGATGAGGTGCCGATTGTTGAAACCCTTCCGAAAGAGCCTATAAATCCTTACGGCGAAAGCAAATGGGCAGTTGAAAGAATGTGCCACTTCCAAAGCCAGACAGGCCGGCTGAATTACGCTGCTCTGCGATACTTCAATGCCTGCGGAGCGGGAAGAGACAGCCAGCTCGGAGAAGACCACAAGCCCGAATCTCATCTTATTCCGCTAATCATTCAGGCCGCACTGGGGCAAAGAGAAGACATTAAAATTTTCGGCACAGACTACGATACCAAAGACGGAACCTGCGTTCGTGATTATATACATATTGAAGACCTCTGCTCTGCGCACCTTCTTGCTCTGGAAAAGCTCTCAACCGAAAGCGAAATTATTTTCAATCTGGGCAACGGAAACGGATATACAGTGCGAGAGGTTATTGGAACCGTGAAGAAGGTATCGGGTAAAGATTTCAAGGTAACCGAAACCGACCGCCGGCCCGGAGACCCTGCTGTTCTCACAGCAGATTCCACAAAGGCTCAAACACAGCTCGGCTGGAAACCGAAATGGACAAATCTCGAGGATATTGTAGAAACAGCTTGGAAATTCCACTCAGCCCGCCCCAGCGGCTACAGCGGCTGA
- a CDS encoding UTP--glucose-1-phosphate uridylyltransferase yields the protein MSITERYEKLKNQLNQIGQEHLLRFWEELEETKKEKLLRDIEQLEFENIPSWVEKYVKQEYSVEIPSKFDPAPYFKAEPPKGQEETYADAKAAGEDLIREGKVGAFVVAGGQGTRLGFGGPKGCYPVSPVKNKTLFQIFAETIIFASRKYGAKIPWYIMTSPLNHNATVQAFEDNNYFGLDKNDVFMFEQGTMPNFQFDGKIFLAEKDEIAKSPDGHGGSLKALYASGAVADMNRRGIEHLSYFQVDNPLIQIIDPLFIGLHAKADAEMSSKTLIKGYPKEKVGNFCLVNGRVNVIEYSDLPDEEAEKKNPDGSPVFQLGSIAIHIISRSFIEDINSEGFALPFHKAVKKIPHVNEAGEKIKPEEKNGIKLETFVFDALPMAGESVILETLREEEFAPVKNKEGVDSPAVTREMMTERAAKWLEAAGVDIPRNSEGKADCVIEMSPLFAACINDIIEKKSELPKFEAGKTYYLE from the coding sequence ATGAGCATAACAGAGAGGTACGAAAAACTAAAAAACCAACTTAACCAGATTGGCCAGGAGCATCTTCTTCGGTTCTGGGAGGAACTGGAAGAAACCAAAAAGGAAAAGCTGCTTAGAGATATTGAACAGCTTGAGTTTGAAAATATACCGAGCTGGGTTGAGAAATACGTAAAGCAGGAATATTCGGTAGAGATTCCCAGCAAATTCGATCCCGCTCCTTATTTCAAGGCAGAGCCCCCAAAAGGCCAAGAAGAAACTTACGCGGATGCCAAAGCGGCTGGCGAGGATTTGATTCGTGAAGGGAAGGTCGGGGCTTTTGTAGTGGCAGGCGGACAGGGAACGAGGCTCGGCTTCGGCGGTCCGAAAGGCTGCTATCCTGTTAGTCCGGTAAAAAACAAAACTCTTTTTCAGATATTTGCAGAAACAATTATCTTTGCAAGCAGGAAATACGGGGCAAAGATACCGTGGTATATAATGACAAGCCCTCTAAATCACAACGCAACTGTTCAGGCATTTGAAGACAACAACTACTTCGGCTTAGACAAAAACGATGTGTTTATGTTCGAGCAGGGAACAATGCCTAACTTTCAGTTTGACGGGAAGATTTTCCTTGCAGAAAAAGATGAAATCGCCAAGAGCCCCGACGGCCACGGGGGAAGCCTTAAGGCCCTCTATGCTAGCGGAGCCGTGGCAGATATGAACAGGCGCGGAATCGAACATCTGAGCTATTTTCAGGTGGACAATCCCCTTATCCAGATTATAGACCCTCTATTTATCGGTCTGCATGCCAAGGCAGACGCAGAGATGTCTTCAAAGACTCTGATTAAGGGGTATCCGAAGGAAAAGGTTGGCAATTTCTGCCTTGTAAACGGCAGAGTGAATGTAATTGAATACAGCGACCTGCCTGATGAAGAGGCAGAGAAGAAGAATCCCGACGGAAGCCCTGTTTTCCAGCTCGGGTCTATAGCAATTCACATCATAAGCAGAAGCTTCATCGAAGATATAAACTCAGAAGGCTTTGCACTGCCCTTCCATAAGGCAGTAAAAAAGATTCCTCATGTAAACGAAGCGGGCGAGAAGATTAAACCCGAGGAGAAAAACGGAATCAAACTCGAGACGTTCGTATTTGATGCGCTTCCTATGGCTGGAGAATCAGTGATACTCGAAACGCTCAGAGAGGAAGAGTTTGCTCCCGTTAAGAATAAGGAAGGCGTTGACAGCCCTGCGGTAACCCGAGAAATGATGACCGAACGAGCGGCCAAATGGCTTGAGGCTGCAGGCGTTGATATTCCCCGCAATTCCGAAGGCAAAGCAGACTGCGTTATTGAGATGAGCCCTCTTTTCGCAGCCTGCATCAATGATATAATAGAGAAGAAGAGCGAACTGCCCAAATTTGAAGCGGGCAAAACTTACTATTTAGAGTAA
- a CDS encoding tRNA modification GTPase produces the protein MYDMRDTICALSSGGVDAPRHIIRLSGSECRTGIAELGIKKTAEQGVEKRDIFLSFNDRKLRFSSFVYSFPEGRSYTLERLIEIHVQAPLPAAEEIISVLTAVEGIRLAGPGEFTYRAFMNGRLSLAQSEAVSQIVSGSSRYHIQAAQKLMKGDLTIRLEQIKNSIVELLGLFEAGLDFSGEDIVFIQPEEAKERAEQIKKTLREIIENNLAYERMLGLASAAAAGLPNAGKSSLVNALLGCDRAIVSEQKATTRDILSSVCQLEYQDCILSDCAGMMAGSFADEIDQAAQELAGEYILSSDLILFCVESGKACYEDEKRVFDRIRQKNILGVATKCDLAGSKRQMEEIFGIRFVEFSIKQPEKLQILKTEIQSRLSELSPAGEQITAVNKRHRDSVFQCLEDLDKAAELFAQGDEELAALCLREGYSKIADIDQQKELDERVLSSIFQNFCIGK, from the coding sequence ATGTATGATATGAGAGATACGATATGCGCATTAAGCAGCGGCGGTGTTGATGCGCCAAGACATATAATCAGGCTCTCCGGCTCTGAATGCAGAACGGGCATTGCCGAACTCGGCATAAAAAAAACTGCCGAGCAGGGTGTTGAGAAACGTGATATCTTTTTGAGCTTCAATGATAGGAAGCTGAGATTTTCGTCATTTGTATATTCATTCCCTGAAGGGCGCTCATATACTCTGGAAAGGCTCATCGAAATCCACGTACAAGCCCCCCTGCCTGCGGCGGAAGAAATAATCAGCGTTCTAACGGCGGTCGAAGGGATAAGGCTTGCCGGCCCAGGCGAATTTACATACAGGGCATTTATGAACGGAAGGCTCAGCCTCGCACAATCAGAGGCGGTTTCTCAGATTGTATCGGGGAGCAGCAGGTATCATATTCAGGCTGCCCAGAAACTTATGAAAGGCGATTTGACAATCCGCCTTGAACAAATAAAAAATTCTATTGTTGAGCTTCTCGGCTTATTTGAGGCGGGACTTGATTTTTCCGGTGAAGATATCGTGTTTATTCAGCCCGAAGAGGCAAAAGAAAGAGCCGAACAGATCAAGAAAACTCTCAGAGAAATCATCGAAAACAACCTCGCATACGAAAGGATGCTTGGGCTTGCTTCTGCTGCAGCTGCGGGACTGCCTAATGCGGGAAAGAGCTCGCTTGTTAATGCTCTTCTCGGCTGCGACAGGGCTATTGTTTCAGAGCAGAAGGCCACAACGAGAGATATTTTGAGTTCTGTATGCCAGCTTGAATATCAGGACTGCATTTTGAGCGACTGTGCGGGCATGATGGCCGGTTCGTTCGCTGATGAAATTGATCAGGCCGCTCAGGAGCTTGCAGGCGAATATATACTGTCTTCAGATTTAATCCTCTTTTGCGTTGAATCGGGCAAGGCATGCTATGAAGATGAGAAAAGGGTGTTTGATAGAATAAGGCAAAAAAATATCCTCGGCGTTGCGACAAAATGCGATTTGGCAGGCAGCAAAAGGCAGATGGAGGAAATTTTCGGAATTAGATTTGTGGAATTCAGCATTAAGCAGCCTGAAAAATTGCAGATTTTGAAAACTGAAATCCAAAGCCGACTAAGCGAACTTAGCCCTGCAGGCGAGCAGATCACCGCAGTAAACAAACGGCACAGGGATTCAGTTTTTCAATGCCTTGAAGATTTAGACAAGGCTGCCGAGCTTTTTGCTCAAGGCGATGAGGAGCTGGCAGCTCTTTGTCTGCGAGAAGGCTACAGCAAGATAGCAGATATTGACCAGCAGAAGGAGCTTGACGAGAGAGTTTTGTCGAGTATTTTTCAGAATTTTTGTATTGGCAAGTAA
- the tig gene encoding trigger factor, with product MTEETANKLDINVTTEKVGPCRMKVTIEVPEETIKKVFSEQYSDLQKEVVLPGFRRGRAPRRLIQKRFGTEIEEQAKLKILSDCTQQALEEENLDTLGEPDIDHEKLELPEEGSFSYDIKVNIRPEIELPEIEGIEIEKPVHKMDENFVDNQLEQIQKRFAEWVDRDENEAIEKDDQIIADIEITPDGEEPVTAEDSELFVSSGQGFAGKVPVEDLDKLLEGKKIGDEAETETQVPEDFFNDQFKGKKCRVKIEIKEIKYQKMPDLNDEFAEKIGMESMDQLKERIIEYGKQDAERRTNSALHENVRNYLLENCDFELPEDIVSEQADSVMKREYSRLMMQGYGEEELKRQLEQIQARSKDNAKNMLKSVFIMNAIADKYDIKVTPEEINGYIAQTAAQQQRRPEKVREELAKDGSLQEFNMQAREQKCLEKIIEKANIKEVSPEENEDEKQQDSNQDDAE from the coding sequence ATGACAGAAGAAACAGCAAACAAACTCGATATCAACGTAACCACTGAGAAAGTTGGCCCTTGCAGGATGAAAGTTACTATTGAGGTTCCGGAAGAAACAATTAAAAAGGTTTTTTCAGAGCAGTATTCAGACTTGCAGAAAGAAGTAGTTCTTCCCGGTTTCAGGCGCGGCCGAGCCCCGAGAAGGCTCATTCAAAAGCGTTTCGGCACCGAGATTGAAGAGCAGGCAAAGCTCAAGATCCTTTCAGACTGCACACAACAGGCCCTTGAGGAAGAGAACTTGGACACTTTAGGCGAGCCGGACATAGACCACGAAAAATTGGAACTGCCTGAGGAAGGCTCTTTCTCATACGATATTAAGGTAAATATTCGTCCTGAAATTGAACTGCCGGAGATTGAAGGCATCGAAATCGAAAAGCCGGTACACAAAATGGATGAAAATTTCGTTGACAATCAGCTCGAACAGATTCAGAAGAGGTTTGCTGAATGGGTAGACAGAGATGAAAATGAAGCGATTGAGAAAGACGACCAGATAATCGCTGATATTGAGATCACCCCGGATGGCGAAGAGCCGGTTACTGCGGAAGATTCTGAGCTGTTTGTTTCAAGCGGGCAGGGATTTGCAGGCAAGGTGCCAGTGGAAGATCTCGATAAACTGCTTGAAGGAAAGAAAATCGGGGATGAGGCTGAAACCGAAACACAGGTGCCCGAAGATTTCTTCAACGATCAGTTCAAGGGCAAGAAGTGCAGGGTTAAGATCGAAATCAAAGAAATCAAATACCAGAAGATGCCTGATCTCAATGATGAGTTTGCCGAAAAAATCGGGATGGAGAGCATGGACCAACTGAAGGAACGTATTATCGAATACGGCAAGCAAGACGCTGAAAGAAGAACCAATTCAGCTCTCCATGAGAATGTTCGTAATTATCTGCTTGAGAACTGCGATTTTGAGCTTCCTGAAGATATCGTTTCCGAACAGGCAGATTCTGTGATGAAGCGGGAATACTCAAGACTGATGATGCAGGGCTACGGCGAAGAAGAGCTCAAACGTCAGCTTGAGCAGATTCAGGCCAGAAGCAAAGATAACGCAAAGAATATGCTGAAATCCGTTTTCATAATGAATGCAATTGCTGATAAGTACGATATTAAAGTAACGCCCGAAGAGATAAACGGCTACATCGCACAAACCGCCGCTCAGCAGCAGAGAAGGCCTGAAAAGGTTCGTGAAGAGCTGGCCAAAGACGGTTCTCTTCAGGAATTCAATATGCAGGCAAGAGAGCAGAAGTGCCTTGAAAAGATTATCGAAAAAGCAAACATCAAAGAAGTGTCGCCGGAGGAAAATGAAGACGAAAAACAGCAGGACAGCAATCAGGACGATGCAGAATAA
- the tkt gene encoding transketolase: protein MGKIENKCVEAVRFLSAEGVQAAKSGHPGMAMGMAALGVKLWTEHMNHSPKNPQWPNRDRFILSAGHGSMLLYSLLHLTGYELPMEDLKRFRQLGSLTPGHPEYGKTAGVEATTGPLGQGLSNGVGMAIAQKYLASRYNKDGFNLFDYNIYVVSGDGCMQEGISSEACSLAGHLGLDNLVLIYDDNSITIDGDTGLSFTEDVAARFRAYGWDVQEVSGDGGDLDKIGQALENAKRCKGKPSMIKLQTKIGFGAPTLAGSSKSHGAPLGEDEISQMKSDHGWDPEKHFHIPEEVNEYMRGCIDKGEKLEKNWNELFRSYKEKYPELAEEYEQAMKGGLPVNLDDVLPEFEAGEALASRKASGKAIAGFMPKMPLVLGGSADLTPSNNTDFPDMVNFQKDAPNGRYIRYGVREHAMGAILNGISLTKPLRCYGGTFLVFSDYMRGSLRVASVSGYPSIYVFTHDSIGVGEDGPTHQPVEQLASLRAMPGLTCFRPADANETVMAWKYALTHNDGPMAMFLTRQKLTTLDRMKYAPAEGALKGAYTLNCPDNPQAIIFASGSEVEKALEAVDKLADDGIQVRVVSMPSWEIFEQQNEDYKRSVLSPEIKIRIAMEAGVEMGWRKYIGQEGIFIGMKGFGTSAPCNQCFEHFGITAQAAVEAVKSKL, encoded by the coding sequence ATGGGAAAAATTGAAAATAAATGCGTAGAAGCTGTGAGATTTTTGAGTGCAGAAGGCGTTCAAGCGGCCAAATCCGGTCATCCGGGAATGGCGATGGGAATGGCTGCTTTAGGTGTAAAGCTCTGGACGGAGCATATGAACCACAGCCCAAAGAATCCTCAGTGGCCCAATAGAGACAGATTCATCCTCTCAGCAGGGCACGGCTCTATGCTGCTGTATTCACTGCTCCATCTTACCGGCTACGAGCTGCCTATGGAAGATTTGAAAAGATTCCGTCAGCTTGGCAGCCTAACCCCAGGGCATCCGGAATACGGTAAAACAGCCGGCGTGGAAGCAACTACAGGCCCGCTGGGCCAAGGACTTTCCAACGGTGTTGGAATGGCAATCGCTCAGAAGTATCTTGCCTCGAGATACAACAAGGATGGCTTCAACCTCTTCGACTACAATATATACGTTGTTTCAGGCGACGGCTGCATGCAGGAAGGAATATCCAGCGAGGCTTGCTCGCTTGCCGGGCATCTCGGCCTTGATAACCTCGTGCTGATTTATGACGACAACAGCATCACAATTGATGGAGATACAGGCCTTTCCTTCACAGAAGATGTGGCTGCAAGGTTCCGGGCATACGGCTGGGACGTGCAGGAAGTGAGCGGAGACGGGGGCGATTTAGATAAGATTGGCCAAGCTCTGGAGAATGCAAAGAGATGCAAAGGCAAGCCGAGCATGATAAAGCTCCAGACAAAGATCGGATTCGGCGCACCAACCCTTGCCGGTTCAAGCAAATCTCACGGCGCTCCGCTGGGCGAGGATGAGATTAGCCAGATGAAATCCGACCACGGCTGGGATCCGGAAAAGCATTTCCATATCCCTGAAGAAGTGAACGAATATATGCGAGGCTGTATTGACAAGGGCGAAAAGCTCGAGAAAAACTGGAACGAACTCTTCCGCAGCTACAAAGAAAAATATCCCGAACTTGCCGAAGAATACGAGCAGGCTATGAAAGGCGGTCTGCCGGTCAATCTTGATGATGTGCTCCCTGAATTTGAAGCAGGGGAGGCCCTTGCCTCAAGGAAAGCTTCTGGAAAGGCTATTGCAGGGTTTATGCCAAAGATGCCTCTGGTTCTTGGCGGTTCTGCTGATCTTACCCCCTCCAACAACACCGACTTCCCTGATATGGTTAATTTCCAAAAGGATGCTCCAAACGGCAGATATATCCGTTACGGCGTTCGCGAGCATGCAATGGGGGCAATCCTAAACGGCATATCCCTAACCAAGCCTCTTCGCTGCTACGGCGGAACATTCCTCGTTTTCAGCGATTATATGCGGGGTTCATTGAGGGTGGCATCTGTAAGCGGGTATCCTTCAATATACGTATTCACTCACGACAGCATTGGAGTGGGCGAGGACGGCCCGACACATCAGCCTGTAGAACAGCTTGCTTCGCTCAGGGCAATGCCCGGTCTTACATGTTTCCGTCCTGCAGATGCAAACGAAACAGTTATGGCATGGAAGTATGCCCTTACTCACAATGACGGGCCTATGGCTATGTTTTTAACAAGGCAGAAGCTTACAACCTTGGACAGAATGAAATATGCGCCGGCCGAAGGGGCATTGAAAGGTGCTTACACACTCAACTGTCCTGACAATCCTCAGGCGATAATATTTGCAAGCGGGTCTGAGGTAGAAAAAGCCCTTGAGGCTGTCGACAAACTCGCAGATGATGGGATTCAAGTAAGGGTAGTCAGTATGCCGAGCTGGGAGATATTCGAGCAGCAGAATGAAGATTACAAACGCTCTGTCCTCAGTCCTGAGATTAAGATAAGAATCGCAATGGAGGCTGGCGTTGAGATGGGATGGCGCAAATATATCGGCCAAGAAGGCATTTTCATCGGTATGAAAGGCTTCGGCACAAGTGCCCCGTGCAATCAGTGCTTCGAGCATTTCGGAATAACCGCTCAGGCGGCAGTTGAAGCCGTGAAAAGCAAATTATAG
- a CDS encoding DUF481 domain-containing protein, whose protein sequence is MKRLLTITALILFAAAVNADVVYLSNGDKISGTVKTVTGGKLKIASELAGDIEIPLENVSSFETQEPVEMHLEDGSTLNQPVKKGSKGYIQTKETELLKPQKLKVDSISSVNPPAPEKPRWKGSISGGVAVSNGNTDKTDYNLSAYMQKRTEQDRITLSADYAQSEQTDEDTGEETTTEEWWKTRAKFDYFLSKKLYAFLDGRYETDKIADLDRRVLIGSGLGYQWIETPAMNFSTDLGVASRYEKYDNEPDSNTELSGQASYHFDKQMLDNLMFIHELTFYPSFESLSDEYYVSTFAQFKYQMTDSIFASFKSILDYDKSPAAGTESTDTKYMFSVGMDF, encoded by the coding sequence ATGAAAAGATTACTAACAATAACGGCCTTGATTCTGTTTGCAGCAGCAGTAAATGCAGATGTGGTGTATTTAAGCAATGGAGACAAGATCAGCGGGACGGTAAAAACTGTTACCGGCGGAAAGCTGAAAATCGCCTCAGAGCTTGCAGGGGATATAGAGATCCCTCTGGAAAATGTTTCATCCTTTGAAACTCAGGAGCCTGTGGAAATGCATCTCGAAGACGGAAGCACGCTCAATCAGCCCGTAAAAAAAGGATCAAAAGGCTACATACAAACCAAAGAGACAGAGCTGCTCAAGCCGCAAAAGCTGAAGGTTGATTCAATATCCTCTGTAAATCCGCCAGCCCCTGAGAAACCAAGGTGGAAGGGGAGCATTTCAGGCGGCGTAGCCGTGAGCAATGGAAACACAGACAAAACAGACTACAATCTAAGCGCTTATATGCAGAAACGCACAGAGCAGGACAGAATTACCCTCTCGGCAGATTATGCTCAAAGCGAGCAGACAGATGAGGATACCGGCGAGGAAACCACTACAGAGGAATGGTGGAAGACAAGGGCAAAATTCGACTATTTCTTGAGCAAGAAGCTTTATGCGTTCCTTGATGGACGATACGAAACCGACAAAATCGCAGACCTCGACCGCCGGGTGCTTATAGGCAGCGGTCTTGGTTATCAGTGGATTGAAACGCCTGCAATGAACTTCTCGACAGACCTTGGTGTGGCCTCGAGATACGAAAAATATGACAATGAGCCCGACAGCAATACCGAGCTTTCAGGACAGGCCAGCTATCATTTTGATAAGCAGATGCTGGACAATCTGATGTTTATTCATGAGCTCACATTTTATCCGAGCTTCGAGAGCTTGAGCGATGAATATTACGTTTCCACTTTCGCCCAGTTTAAATATCAGATGACAGATTCAATTTTTGCAAGCTTCAAATCTATTCTTGATTATGATAAATCTCCTGCCGCCGGGACCGAAAGTACAGACACCAAATATATGTTTAGCGTAGGCATGGACTTTTAA